ATCGACCGCCTGATGGCCAAGGTTGCCGAAGGCAAGATCGAGCTGAAGCTGAACAACCAGCTGCACGAAGTGAACGGCGACGACAGCGGCGTGACCGGCCTGACGCTGCTCTCCAACGACGGCGAGCAATCGAAAATTTCCGTGCACGGCCTGTTCGTGGCAATCGGCCACAAGCCGAACACCGGCATCTTCGAAGGCCAGCTGGACATGCATAACGGCTATATCAAGACGCGCTCCGGTACCGAAGGCATGGCCACGGCCACGTCGGCGCCGGGCGTGTTCGCCGCCGGCGACGTGCAGGATCATGTGTACCGCCAGGCCATCACCAGCTCCGGCACGGGTTGCATGGCCGCGCTGGATGCGCAGCGTTACCTGGAAGCGCAGGAGTAAAGTCACATGGCGCGCGGATTGAAAAGCTTCGAAGACCTGAAGGTTCTCGGCAAGCAGCTCAAGGAGGGGGCCGCCGAGCGCGCCGCGGCCGAGGCCGAGCGCCTTGCCGAGGAAGCCGCGCGCATCGAGCGCGAAAAGCAGAAAGTGGCCGAGGCCGGCATGTTCCGTACCACGATGAAGGGCGTGAACAAGCTGCCGGAGTCGAACCGCTACGTGCCGCAATTGCCCAAGCCCGTCATCGCCCCGCCGCCGGCCCCGAAGCGCAAGCTGACGGCCACCGAGCAAAAGAACGACGATGCGGCCGTGCTGCGCGAATCGCTGTCGGACCTGTTCGGCGTCGAGCACTACATGGAAGAAGAACCGTCGCTGAACTACCTCGCCCCCGGGGTCGGCAGCGACGTGATGAAGCGGCTGCGCAAGAACTACTGGCCGGTGCAGGACGAGCTCGACCTGCACGGCCTGCGCCGCGACGATGCCCGCAACGCCCTCGCCGGCTTCCTGGGCCGCGCCGTGCAGCGCAACCAGCGTTGCGTGTGCGTGATCCACGGTCGCGGCTTCGGCTCGCGCGGCGGCGAACCCGTGCTCAAGTCGATGGTGCACAGCTGGCTGGTGCAGACCGACGGCGTCATCGCCTTCTGCCAGGCGCATGCCGCCGAGGGCGGCGAAGGCGCGCTGATCGTGCTGCTGCGGGCCGCGCTGCGGCCGGAGCGCTGAGGCGGCGATTCCTGCGGGCGTGGTGTCCGGGCATGGTGTCGGACACCGGCTTCATCGGTGTCGGACACCGGTTTTCTCCCGGATGCTTCCAATGAAAACCGGTGTCCGACACCAGAAGGCCGGTGTCCGAAACCAGCGGCTCCACCGGACCTGGTGTCGGACACCGCTTTTAACTCAGCGGCTCCTGCCCTTGCACGGGCCACCGCTTTTCCCCTTGCAGTCTTCCTTTTCTGTTAACCTGTGCCCATCCTCCCCTGATGAGCCCGCATGAAAATCGTCCCGCACGTTTCCCTCGTTACCGTCATCGAAGTGATCGCGATCCTCGTCGGGGCGTTCTCGGGATTCGTGGAGGCGCGGCGCAAGCGGATGGATATCGTGGGGGTCATCATCGTGGCGTTCATCGCCGCGTTCGGCGGCGGCACGCTGCGCGACATCCTGCTCGACAAGCGGCCCCTGTTCTGGGTGCAGCACCAGGAATACACCATCCTGCTGTTCGTGCTGGCGCTGGCGGTGGCGCCGTTCATGAAGCACCTGCGGCACATCGTGTCGGAGCGCCTGATCGTGGTGGCCGATGCGATGGGGCTGGGGCTGTTCGCCGTGGCCGGCGTGTCGCAGGCGCTGGCGGCGCAGATGCCGATCTTCATCGCCGCGATGATGGGCGTGATCACGGGGATCTTCGGCGGCGTGCTGCGCGACATCGTCTGCAACGAGGTGCCGATGGTGTTCAGGGACGGCAAGCCCTACGCGATCTGCGCATTCTTCGGCTGCTGGCTGTACATCCTGCTGCGGCAGGTGAACGTGACAGAAGATATCGCGCTGTGGTCATCCGCCGCAACGATCACGCTGCTGCGGCTGATCACGTGGAAATTCGACCTGCGCGTCGGGAGACCATGAAGCTCGAACCAGTGTCGGACACCATTTCAAGCAAGCTCGAAATGGTGTCCGACACTAAAATCAGACGGCGTCCGGCCCCGTCTCGCCGGTACGTATCCGCACCACCTGCTCCACGTTCTGCACGAAGATCTTGCCGTCGCCGATCTTGCCGGTGCGGGCGGCCTTGATGATGGCGTCGACCACCTGCTCGGCCACGCCGTCGTCCACCACCACTTCCACCTTCACCTTCGGCAGGAAGTCGACCACGTATTCGGCGCCCCGATACAGCTCGGTATGGCCCTTCTGGCGGCCGAAGCCCTTGACTTCGGTGACGGTCAGGCCGGTCACGTTCACCTCGGCCAGCGCTTCGCGCACTTCGTCCAGCTTGAAGGGCTTGATAACGGCGGTAATCTGTTTCATGGCATTCTCCTTATAGAAATTGTTGGGTCAGGCATCCGGCACGGTCTTGAGGTTTTCCAGCCACACCACCGATTCCGAATCGCTCGGTGCGCGCCAGTCGCCCCGCGGCGACAGCGATCCGCCCGAGCCCACCTTGGGCGCGTTCGGCACGCAGCTGCGCTTGAACTGGCTGGTCTGGAAGAAGCGGCGCAGGAAGATGCCGAGATTATGCTTGATGTCCTTGAGGGCATACTGGTTGCGCACCACGTGCGCATCGTCCGGCCAGGCGCCGGTGGAACGGTCCTTCCACGCATGCAGCGCCAGGAAGGCCACCTTGCTTGGCGCGAAGCCGAAGCGCAGCGTGTAATACAGGTTGAAGTCCTGCAGTTCGTAGGGGCCGATCACGCTTTGCGTGCTCTGCGCCGGCGCGGTGTCATTTGCCTTGCCCGGCACCAGCTCGGGGCTGATCTCCGTGTCGACGACATCGATCAGCACCTGCGAATCGGCCTCGCCGAACTGGCGGCTCTCGGCCACCCAGCGCACCAGGTGCGAGATCAGCGTCTTGGGCACGCTGGCGTTCACGTTGTAGTGCGACATATGATCGCCCACGCCGTACGTGCACCAGCCCAGCGCCAGCTCGGACAGGTCGCCGGTGCCCACCACGATGCCGTTGTGGTGATTGGCCAGCCGGAACAGGTGGCTGGTGCGCTCGCCGGCCTGCACGTTCTCGAACGTGACATCGTATTCTTCCCTGCCCTCCGAGTACGGGTGGCCGATATCCTTCAGCATCTGGATGCAGCTCGGGCGGATGTCGATCTCGTGCGCCGTGGCGCCGACGAAGTCCATCAGTTTCCGCGCCTGGTCCAGCGTGCGCCTGCTGGTGGCGAAGCCGGGCATCGTGTAGGCGAGGATGTTCGTGCGCGGCAGTTGCAGGCGGTCCATCGCCTTGGCGCAGACCAGCAGCGCGTGCGTGGAATCCAGGCCGCCGGAGATGCCGATCACCACCTTCTTCATGCCGCTGGCGGACAGCCGCTGCACGAGCGCCTGCACCTGGATGCTGTAGACCTCCATGCAGCGCTTGTCGCGCACGGCCGGGTTGGCCGGCACATACGGGTAACGGGCGACCGCGCGCTGCAGCGGCAGAACGTCCTGCACCGGCAGCTCGATCGCGAATTTCACCACGCGGAAGGCCGCCACCTGCTGCGCATGGCGCCGCACCGAGTCGCCCCACGTGTTGGTGCGCATGCGGTCGCGCGACAGCCGCTCCAGGTCCACGTCCGCGAAGATCACGTGCGAATCGTCCTGGAAGCGCTCCGCCTCGGACAGCATCTCGCCGTTTTCATAGATCAGCGCCTGGCCGTCCCACGCCAGGTCGGTGGTGGACTCGCCCCGGCCGGCGGACGAATACAGGTACGCCGCCATGCAGCGAGCCGACTGCTGCCCCACCAGCTGGTGCCGGTAATCGGATTTGCCGACGACGATGTTCGAGGCCGACAGGTTCACCAGCACGGTGGCGCCGGCCAGCGCCGCATACGACGACGGCGGCACGGGTACCCACACATCCTCGCAGATTTCGGCGTGGAACCGCAGCAGCGGCACGTTCGCCGCCTGGAACAGCAAATCGGCGCCGAACGGTACGCGCTGGCCCAGCAGTTCGATCTCCGTCGACACCGCCTCGTCGGCCGGGCTGAACTGCCGCGCTTCGTAGAACTCGTTGTAGTTGGGCAGGTAGACCTTCGGCACCGCGCCCAGGATGCGCCCGTTCGACACCACCACCGCGCAGTTGAACAGCCGGTGATCGACGCGCAGCGGCATGCCGACGATCATCGCCACCGGGATGCGGATCGACGCCTCGACGATCTTGTCCAGCGCCGCGTGCACCGTGTCGAGCAGCGCGCGCTGGTGGAACAGGTCGTCGCAGGTATAGGCCGACAGGCCCAGTTCCGGGAACGCCACCAGCACGCCGCCCTTCGCCGCCACCCCCTCGGCCAGCGCGATCGTCTGGGCGGCATTGTAGAGCGGGTCCGCCACGCGGCAGCGCGGCACGCCGACCGCGACGCGGACGAAATCATGGGTGTACAGATTGTGGAAGGATTGCGGCATGGGGAAGGTTCTTCACGGGATTGGCGAAGATTTTAACATCGACCTTCCGCCGGCGTGATCCCTTCCGGGCGGGGCGCCGCCCCCGACCGCGGCGGCGCCGGCACCCCCGTGTCAGAACTTGAGCTCGAGATTGGCGCCCAGCCGCGCCGAACCCTGCGTGCAGCTCGTGCTCCGGCCCACGCCGGCCGCATCCTCGTAGCGCGAGTAGCCATAGGTATCCTCGCCCAGTGCATTGTTCAGCGAGACGCGCAGCTGCAGGCCGGGATTGAACTTGACCAGCCAGTACAGATCCAGGTCGCGGCGCTGGAACTGCCGCACGGTCTGCTCGTCCGACACGCGCACCGGGCCGCCCCGCCGGTACGCGAAGCTGGCGCCCAGCGTGTTTTTCGCGCCGCGGTAATCGATGCCCAGGTTCGCCGTCAGCGGCACCTGCTGGTCGAGGCGGTTGTCCGGGCCCGGCACCGTGTCGACCTGCGACCAGTTCCTGTTGACGCTGGCGCGCACGTCCACCGCCGGCGCGTCCTTCATCACCGCCTTGAGGGGAAACTTCAGTTCCACGTCCAGCGAGCGCACGGTCGCATTGCCATCGTTCAGCGGCTGGTTCAGCCACAGGCCGCGGCTGTCCCGGGCGAGCCGCAGGCGGATGTAGTCGCGGATGCGCCGCTGCGACGTGCCCACCGAGAATACCGCGCCCGGCGTCCAGAAATGTTCGTACGTCAGGTCGATGCCGTTCGCCAGTTCGGGGCGCAGGTCCGGGTTGCCGCTCCAATCCGGATTGAAGCGCGTGTTCTCGGCCGATTCGTTGCGGCGCGCCGTCAGCTGCTGGATCGTCGGCGCCTTGTACGTGCGTGTCAGCGCCATGCGCAACTGGCGGCCGCTCTTGTCCGGGAACTTGTACAGCGTCTGCGCCACGGGGCTTGGCACGTGACTCTTCGACCGCGTGGCCTGCAGGCCGGTGCCTTCGCTGTCCGTGCGGATGGCTTCCCACCGCGCACCCAGGTAGATCGACCAGTCCTTCGTCACGTTCCATTCGTCCTGCCCATAGGCGGCGTAGCGCAGCACACGCGGCCTGAAGCGCTCGGGGAAGACATCCGGCGCCGCGCCGGCGAATTCTTCCACGCGCAACACGTCCTCGGTGGTCTGCTGCCGGTTGACTTCCCAGCCGGCCGACAGCGCATGGCCTTCCCCCATCGCGCGCGAGTACTTGCCGGTGCTGCTCCATGTGCCGTGGCGGGCCCGCGTATCGACGTCGCGCAGCCGCGTGACGGCATCGTCGGCGGTGCTCCAGTCCGTCGCCGAATCGCCATGCGTGCGCCCTTGCGACGTGCTCACCTTCGCATCGAGCTTGCCGCCGGCCAGCCTGGCCACCCAGTTCGCCTCGAGGCCGAAGAAGCGCGACCGGTCGCTGTTGCGGCTGGTCGAATCGGCATAGTCGATCGTGGCGAAACGGCCGATCCGGTTCGTGTACGCGGTGGCGTAGTCGCTCTTCGCGCGCCCCACCTGCACGAAGCCGTTGACGTTGAGCTGCTCGTCGCCGGGCAGCTTCCACGAGAGGCGCGGCTGCACGCCGAAAAAGGTGTTGCCGGCCGCTGCCCTGCGGTTCCAGTCGCGCAGTTGCGACAAGGTACCCTGCGGCGTGGTGAAGTCGTCGGTGCCGCCGCTCGGCGTATCGCGCAGCGAACGGCCGATCACCGAATTCAGGTACCACGACAGGTTGCCGGCGCGGTCGGCCAGCGTGCCGAGCAGCATTGCATCCTTCTGCTCGTCGGCATGCGATACGTTTACCCGCAGGTCGCGCTGCGTCTTCGCCACCACTTTCTTCAGCACCACATTGACCGTGCCGGCAATGGCCTGCATCGAATACTCGGCGCTGGCGGCGCGGATCACCTCGATTTTCTCGATCTGTTCCGGCGGCAGGTTTTCCAGTGAAAAGCCCGGCGGCGGCCGTTCGCCATTGACCAGGAATTGCGTATAGCCGTTACCGAGCCCGCGCATGCGCACGCTGTTGCCGATCACGGTAACGCCCGGCGCGCGTTTCAATATGTCGAACACATTGGTATCGCCGTATTTCATGATCTCCGCATTGGAAATGATCGTCTTGCTCGCGGTATCGTCACGGCGCGGATCATAATCTTCCGGGGTTCCGTTGACTTCCACCTTCGTTATCGGCCTCTCCTCGGCCGGCGGCGTGGCCGGCGCCGGCGCAGGCGCTGGCCGCGCCTCTTGCGCGAGCGCGGGAACACCGATCGCGGCTATTAATACGGGAGTCAGTCTCGATAACATTTTTATTGGCGACAATTAAAGTCCGACGATTATGCCGGGGCGCCAGGAAAATAATCATTGAGATAAAAATAATCACCAGCCTGATTGGCGAGATATTAATGACGCCGGCTCCCGCCGGCACCGCTCATTCAAACAGCGGCCGGATGGATTATTCCGCTGCCGGCCATGGCGGCACGCGGCCGGCGCCACGCGCCGAACTCCCGTACAATGTTCCGATGAGCTTTCGAACCGCCGTCCTTACTTCGCTGTCGCAGGCAGGCGAAGCCGCCTGGACCGCGCTGCTGGCCTGCCAGGAGCCGGGCCGCGCACCGAATCCCTTCCTGTCCTATGCCTTCCTGCACGCCATGCATGAATCCGGCAGCGCCAGCGAGAAAACCGGCTGGCAGCCGCAATTCCTGGCGCTGTGGGACGGTACCGAGCTGGCCGCCGCGCTGCCTCTGTACGTCAAGTCCCATTCGTACGGCGAATATGTGTTCGACTGGGCCTGGGCCGATGCCTATCACCGCAACGGCGTGGAGTATTACCCCAAGCTGCTGTCGGCGATTCCGTTTACGCCGGTAACGGGTGCGCGGCTGATGGCGCGTGACGACAATGCGCGCGCCGCGCTGGTCGCGCTGCTGTGCGAACAGCAGGAGGCGGTGGGCGTGTCATCCACCCACGTGCTGTATCCGCCGCAGGCGCAGGCCGAGACGCTGCAGGGCGCCGGTTTCATGCTGCGCAGCGGCGTGCAGTTCCACTGGCTGAACGCGGGTTATGCGGACTTCGAGGCGTTCCTCGCCTCGCTGGAGCACAAGAAACGCAAGAACATCCGCGCCGAGCGGAGAAAAGTGCGCGAGGCCGGCGTGACGATGCGCCGCGTGCGCGGCGTGGACGCCACGGACGCGGACTGGCGTTTCTTCCACCGCTGCTACCGCAACACATACGCCGAGCACCGTTCGTCGCCGTACCTGAACCTCGACTTCTTCCAGCGCATCGGCGCCACGATGCCGGAAAATATCCTGCTGGTGATCGCCGAGCGCGATGGCGAGCCGATCGCCGCATCGCTGCTGATCCATACCGCGGACACGCTGTATGGCCGCTATTGGGGCGCGCTGGAGCACGTGCCCTGCCTGCATTTCGAGACCGCGTATTACCAGCCGCTGGAATTCTGCATCGAGCAGGGCATCGCCACCTTCGAGGGCGGCGCACAGGGCGAGCACAAGATGGCGCGCGGCTTCCTGCCCACGCGCACCTGGTCCGCGCACTGGCTGGCGCATCCGGCGTTCGCCGATGCGGTGGAACGTTTCCTGGAGCGGGAAAGCGGCGGGATCGATGCTTACATGGATGAGCTGAACGAGCGCAATCCGTTCAGGGAGTGATGCCCGAAAACGGGCGTGCTTCCCCGCCGCGAGGCACGCGCGCACTGGCGCGGTGCCCTGCCGCGTTCAGCGCAGCGCGACTTTGCTGTCGTCCTGGAGGTCGACGCCGCCGGGGCGGCCTTGCGGCGCGGGTTGCGCGGCGGCTTGCCGGTTGCGTTCCTTGTCCCCTGCCGATGGTTCCGGCCCGGAGCCATGCCGTGCTTCCGCTTCCCGCCTCGCCTCCTTGCCGTCGCCCGTGGCTTCCGCCACCGCGAGCACGAACAGCGATGGCGCACCGGCCACCGCGGAGCCCAATGAACTGGCTGCCGCGGCGCCGGTAACGACCGGCAGCAGCGCCAGCGCGAGCAGCACGCGCAATGTTGATGCGAATTGGTGAGCCATCGTACCCTCCTGTGCGGTGCGCAATGAAGCCATTTGCGATGCAAGAAAGGTGCCAGCTGCATCCGCCCGACGCGCCGCGCTGGCCGGCGGCCGCCGGGCGGCCCTGCCTCGCCGCGCGCCGCGCGCCGGGTCCGTGTCGCGGATCGGATCCCGTCAGGCGGCCAAGACTTCGGCGCCGCGCAGGAACCGCGTCACTTCCTCTTCCGTGGGCGGCTTGCAGCCTTCGCGCATGGCGTTCAGGCTGGCCGTGGCCACCGCGCGCCGGCCAGCCCGCTCCAGCGTGGCGGCATCGGCCTGCGCCAGCGCCGCCGGTGCCAGCAGGTTCGCCTGGGCCAGGCTTTGCACCAGCCCGGCCACGAAGCAGTCGCCGCAGCCCACCGTATCGATCACCGCCAGGCCGGCGGGCGTGCCCACGTTCACGGTGGCGCTGCGCGTGAGCAGCACCGCGCCCTCCGCGCCCAGCGTCAGCGCAACCAGGCAGGTATCCGGCGCCGCCAGCAGCAGGCGTGCCGCGTCGAGCGGCGCCAGTCCGTCGAAGCCCAGGTGCTGCAAGTCTTCCTCGCTGACCTTGACCAGGTGCGCCTGTGCCAGCACGCGCCGCACGCCGGCCGCGTAGCCGGCCAGGTCCGGGCAGGCCAGCGGCCGCATGTTCGCGTCGAGGGATATGAGCGCGCCGGCCGCCGCCGCCGCGGCGATGACCTGTTCGGTCTTCTGCAGGTCGGCCGGCAGCAGCGCCAGGCCGCCGGTGTGGAACAGGCGGGGCGTGGACGGAAGCAAGGCGCACGCCTGCTGCGGCGTGATGTCGCGGTCGGCCACGCCCTCGCGGTGGAAGGCGTAGCTGGGACTCCCGCCGGTATCGAGCGTGACGATGGCGAGCGACGTGGGATGGCTGCTGCGCTGTGCGCTGGCCAGCGTGACGCCGGCATCGTCCAGCAGGCGGGCAAAGCCGTTGCCGAAGCTGTCGACGGACAGCGGATTCAGGTAAGTCACCGGCATCGCCTGGCGTGCGCAGGCGATGGTGAAATTGCATACCGAGCCGCCCAGCGCGGCGGCGAAGCGGCC
Above is a window of Pseudoduganella dura DNA encoding:
- a CDS encoding Smr/MutS family protein; amino-acid sequence: MARGLKSFEDLKVLGKQLKEGAAERAAAEAERLAEEAARIEREKQKVAEAGMFRTTMKGVNKLPESNRYVPQLPKPVIAPPPAPKRKLTATEQKNDDAAVLRESLSDLFGVEHYMEEEPSLNYLAPGVGSDVMKRLRKNYWPVQDELDLHGLRRDDARNALAGFLGRAVQRNQRCVCVIHGRGFGSRGGEPVLKSMVHSWLVQTDGVIAFCQAHAAEGGEGALIVLLRAALRPER
- a CDS encoding trimeric intracellular cation channel family protein translates to MKIVPHVSLVTVIEVIAILVGAFSGFVEARRKRMDIVGVIIVAFIAAFGGGTLRDILLDKRPLFWVQHQEYTILLFVLALAVAPFMKHLRHIVSERLIVVADAMGLGLFAVAGVSQALAAQMPIFIAAMMGVITGIFGGVLRDIVCNEVPMVFRDGKPYAICAFFGCWLYILLRQVNVTEDIALWSSAATITLLRLITWKFDLRVGRP
- a CDS encoding P-II family nitrogen regulator — its product is MKQITAVIKPFKLDEVREALAEVNVTGLTVTEVKGFGRQKGHTELYRGAEYVVDFLPKVKVEVVVDDGVAEQVVDAIIKAARTGKIGDGKIFVQNVEQVVRIRTGETGPDAV
- a CDS encoding NAD(+) synthase, whose product is MPQSFHNLYTHDFVRVAVGVPRCRVADPLYNAAQTIALAEGVAAKGGVLVAFPELGLSAYTCDDLFHQRALLDTVHAALDKIVEASIRIPVAMIVGMPLRVDHRLFNCAVVVSNGRILGAVPKVYLPNYNEFYEARQFSPADEAVSTEIELLGQRVPFGADLLFQAANVPLLRFHAEICEDVWVPVPPSSYAALAGATVLVNLSASNIVVGKSDYRHQLVGQQSARCMAAYLYSSAGRGESTTDLAWDGQALIYENGEMLSEAERFQDDSHVIFADVDLERLSRDRMRTNTWGDSVRRHAQQVAAFRVVKFAIELPVQDVLPLQRAVARYPYVPANPAVRDKRCMEVYSIQVQALVQRLSASGMKKVVIGISGGLDSTHALLVCAKAMDRLQLPRTNILAYTMPGFATSRRTLDQARKLMDFVGATAHEIDIRPSCIQMLKDIGHPYSEGREEYDVTFENVQAGERTSHLFRLANHHNGIVVGTGDLSELALGWCTYGVGDHMSHYNVNASVPKTLISHLVRWVAESRQFGEADSQVLIDVVDTEISPELVPGKANDTAPAQSTQSVIGPYELQDFNLYYTLRFGFAPSKVAFLALHAWKDRSTGAWPDDAHVVRNQYALKDIKHNLGIFLRRFFQTSQFKRSCVPNAPKVGSGGSLSPRGDWRAPSDSESVVWLENLKTVPDA
- a CDS encoding TonB-dependent receptor plug domain-containing protein codes for the protein MLSRLTPVLIAAIGVPALAQEARPAPAPAPATPPAEERPITKVEVNGTPEDYDPRRDDTASKTIISNAEIMKYGDTNVFDILKRAPGVTVIGNSVRMRGLGNGYTQFLVNGERPPPGFSLENLPPEQIEKIEVIRAASAEYSMQAIAGTVNVVLKKVVAKTQRDLRVNVSHADEQKDAMLLGTLADRAGNLSWYLNSVIGRSLRDTPSGGTDDFTTPQGTLSQLRDWNRRAAAGNTFFGVQPRLSWKLPGDEQLNVNGFVQVGRAKSDYATAYTNRIGRFATIDYADSTSRNSDRSRFFGLEANWVARLAGGKLDAKVSTSQGRTHGDSATDWSTADDAVTRLRDVDTRARHGTWSSTGKYSRAMGEGHALSAGWEVNRQQTTEDVLRVEEFAGAAPDVFPERFRPRVLRYAAYGQDEWNVTKDWSIYLGARWEAIRTDSEGTGLQATRSKSHVPSPVAQTLYKFPDKSGRQLRMALTRTYKAPTIQQLTARRNESAENTRFNPDWSGNPDLRPELANGIDLTYEHFWTPGAVFSVGTSQRRIRDYIRLRLARDSRGLWLNQPLNDGNATVRSLDVELKFPLKAVMKDAPAVDVRASVNRNWSQVDTVPGPDNRLDQQVPLTANLGIDYRGAKNTLGASFAYRRGGPVRVSDEQTVRQFQRRDLDLYWLVKFNPGLQLRVSLNNALGEDTYGYSRYEDAAGVGRSTSCTQGSARLGANLELKF
- a CDS encoding GNAT family N-acetyltransferase, translating into MSFRTAVLTSLSQAGEAAWTALLACQEPGRAPNPFLSYAFLHAMHESGSASEKTGWQPQFLALWDGTELAAALPLYVKSHSYGEYVFDWAWADAYHRNGVEYYPKLLSAIPFTPVTGARLMARDDNARAALVALLCEQQEAVGVSSTHVLYPPQAQAETLQGAGFMLRSGVQFHWLNAGYADFEAFLASLEHKKRKNIRAERRKVREAGVTMRRVRGVDATDADWRFFHRCYRNTYAEHRSSPYLNLDFFQRIGATMPENILLVIAERDGEPIAASLLIHTADTLYGRYWGALEHVPCLHFETAYYQPLEFCIEQGIATFEGGAQGEHKMARGFLPTRTWSAHWLAHPAFADAVERFLERESGGIDAYMDELNERNPFRE
- a CDS encoding PfkB family carbohydrate kinase; this encodes MAVNAVVTYGEALVDMIEMPDGRFAAALGGSVCNFTIACARQAMPVTYLNPLSVDSFGNGFARLLDDAGVTLASAQRSSHPTSLAIVTLDTGGSPSYAFHREGVADRDITPQQACALLPSTPRLFHTGGLALLPADLQKTEQVIAAAAAAGALISLDANMRPLACPDLAGYAAGVRRVLAQAHLVKVSEEDLQHLGFDGLAPLDAARLLLAAPDTCLVALTLGAEGAVLLTRSATVNVGTPAGLAVIDTVGCGDCFVAGLVQSLAQANLLAPAALAQADAATLERAGRRAVATASLNAMREGCKPPTEEEVTRFLRGAEVLAA